Proteins co-encoded in one Populus trichocarpa isolate Nisqually-1 chromosome 10, P.trichocarpa_v4.1, whole genome shotgun sequence genomic window:
- the LOC7458614 gene encoding 60S ribosomal protein L35, giving the protein MARIKVHELRQKSKTDLLAQLKDLKAELALLRVAKVTGGAPNKLSKIKVVRLSIAQVLTVISQKQKAVLREAYKNKKFLPLDLRPKKTRAIRRRLTKHQQSLKTEREKKREIYFPMRKYAIKV; this is encoded by the exons ATGG CAAGAATCAAGGTTCATGAGTTGAGACAGAAATCAAAGACAGATCTTTTGGCTCAGTTGAAGGATCTCAAAGCTGAGCTTGCTCTCCTTCGCGTTGCTAAGGTCACTGGTGGTGCTCCTAACAAGCTCTCCAAGAT CAAGGTTGTGAGGTTGTCGATTGCACAGGTCTTGACTGTGATTTCGCAGAAGCAGAAGGCTGTATTGAGGGAGGCTTACAAGAACAAGAAGTTTTTGCCTCTTGATCTGCGTCCCAAGAAGACCAGAGCTATCCGCCGGAGGCTTACCAAGCATCAA CAATCACTGAAGACTGAGCgcgagaagaagagagaaatataCTTCCCAATGAGAAAGTATGCTATTAAGGTCTAG
- the LOC7489603 gene encoding exocyst complex component EXO70H1: MARSETPRSIAAKRGMLARLFSSSTTLSFSSSLSTPSTPSTPSSSTPNMFSESVMEETIKNVESIITKWDPNSSSITRVTSLFHSNREEAEDFLESVKDLRRAMHALVSEHSTSDKLLLAQNLMQIAMARLEKEFYQILSAARDHQIDPESISARSSEGSSNLEDENELGSEEEFKTAGESNTNVERVTALAMSSDLKTIADCMISSGYSIECIKIYKLIRKSIVDEGLYLLGIEEFRPSQILKMNWEALEHQIKNWLNAVKIAAKTLFSGEKALCDHVFSASQTIRESCFSEITIGGLNLFRFPELVAKCKKLPERIFPLLDLYEALSDIRPDVELIFDSESTSKIKQQAVSSLHGLGESIRAILSEFESTIQKDSSKTLIVGGGIHPLTQKVTSYISSLADYSRILSDIVADSSPPRNTAFPEAYFESPNYDASSTPAVSVHLAWLILVLLCKLDRKADLGYKDMSLSYLFLANNLQFVLDKVCTTRLYVLLGEDWVFKHAEKVIQYASTYETMAWGNAFSSLPEKNSPLLSPEAAKECFQRFNAAFEEAYKKQASWVVPDRRLRDELKVSIAKELIPAYREFYDTHKVMLRRVKDFEVFVRFGPDDLGNYLSDLFHGTAISGSTSPPTPR; this comes from the coding sequence ATGGCTCGGTCAGAAACTCCAAGGAGTATTGCAGCAAAAAGAGGGATGCTAGCCCGCCTTTTCTCATCCTCAACAACACTCTCCTTCTCCTCTTCACTTTCAACCCCTTCTACTCCTTCCACTCCTTCCTCCTCTACCCCCAACATGTTCTCCGAATCCGTGATGGAGGAAACTATAAAAAATGTTGAATCAATCATCACCAAATGGGATCCAAACTCTTCATCAATTACCAGAGTCACCTCTCTCTTCCATAGTAACAGAGAAGAAGCAGAAGATTTTCTCGAAAGTGTCAAAGACTTGCGTCGAGCAATGCATGCATTGGTCTCTGAACATTCGACCTCTGATAAGCTTTTGCTTGCCCAGAACCTCATGCAAATCGCCATGGCAAGACTTGAGAAGGAATTCTATCAGATACTGTCTGCAGCACGTGATCATCAAATAGACCCAGAGTCTATTTCAGCTCGATCCTCGGAGGGGTCGAGTAATCTCGAAGATGAGAATGAGCTTGGATCTGAAGAAGAGTTCAAAACAGCAGGTGAGTCAAACACTAACGTGGAGAGAGTCACAGCACTAGCCATGTCATCAGACCTCAAAACTATAGCTGACTGTATGATAAGTTCTGGCTACAGCATTGAGTGTATCAAAATATACAAACTTATCAGAAAATCAATCGTGGATGAAGGATTGTATCTGCTCGGAATCGAAGAATTCAGGCCTTCTCAAATTCTCAAAATGAATTGGGAAGCTCTCGAGCATCAGATCAAGAACTGGCTGAATGCAGTAAAGATTGCCGCGAAAACACTCTTTAGTGGAGAAAAAGCTCTCTGTGATCACGTGTTTTCAGCATCTCAGACGATCAGGGAATCATGCTTCTCTGAGATAACAATAGGAGGACTAAATCTTTTCAGATTTCCTGAGCTTGTAGCTAAGTGCAAGAAATTGCCAGAGAGGATTTTCCCACTATTGGATCTCTACGAAGCACTCTCTGATATCCGGCCAGATGTAGAATTGATATTTGACTCTGAATCAACCTCAAAGATTAAACAGCAGGCAGTTTCATCACTACATGGACTTGGCGAGTCAATCCGTGCCATTCTTTCCGAATTTGAATCAACAATTCAAAAGGACTCGTCAAAAACTCTAATCGTTGGTGGCGGGATTCACCCACTGACCCAAAAGGTTACGAGTTACATATCTTCACTTGCAGATTACAGCAGGATTCTCTCGGACATTGTTGCTGATTCTTCACCACCAAGGAATACAGCTTTCCCTGAAGCTTACTTTGAGAGTCCAAACTATGATGCCAGTTCAACACCAGCAGTCTCAGTTCACCTAGCTTGGctcattttagtccttttatGCAAGCTTGATAGAAAAGCAGATCTTGGGTACAAAGATATGTCTTTGTCATACCTATTCCTAGCAAACAATCTTCAGTTTGTCCTTGATAAAGTTTGTACAACTCGCCTTTATGTGCTTCTCGGTGAGGATTGGGTGTTCAAGCATGCCGAGAAGGTTATACAATATGCTTCCACCTATGAAACGATGGCATGGGGTAACGCCTTCTCATCTTTACCAGAGAAAAATTCTCCACTACTGTCTCCTGAAGCAGCAAAGGAATGTTTTCAGAGGTTCAACGCAGCTTTTGAAGAAGCATATAAGAAACAAGCATCATGGGTTGTGCCGGATAGGAGGTTGAGGGATGAATTGAAGGTGTCAATTGCAAAAGAACTTATACCAGCATACAGAGAATTTTATGACACGCATAAGGTGATGTTGAGGAGGGTGAAGGATTTTGAGGTGTTTGTAAGGTTCGGCCCTGACGATCTTGGGAATTACCTCTCGGATTTGTTTCATGGAACTGCCATTTCAGGCAGTACCTCACCTCCTACACCGCGATAA
- the LOC7489601 gene encoding caffeoylshikimate esterase, with protein MAREIGNVMYDEEFVLNSRGLKLFACKWIPTNKEPKALVFICHGYGMECSITMNSTAIRLAKAGYAVYGLDYEGHGKSAGLQGYVENMDYVINDCSSHFTSICEKQENKEKMRYLLGESMGGAVALLLHRKKPDFWDGAVLVAPMCKIADDVKPPQFVITILRKLCSIIPTWKIIPTKDIVDIAFKVPEVRQQIRENPYCYKGKPRLKTGHELLRTSLDLEQRLQEVSLPFIVLHGEADRVTDKSVSEQLLRVASSSDKTIKLYPEMWHGLLYGEPVENSDIVFEDIIDWLDNRTDRGNTRLEREQKHKHDDFSKSK; from the exons ATG GCACGAGAGATTGGAAATGTCATGTATGATGAG gagtttgTATTGAATTCTCGAGGATTGAAGCTTTTCGCATGTAAATGGATTCCCACGAATAAAGAACCAAAAGCCTTGGTCTTTATTTGCCATGGTTATGGCATGGAATGCAGCATCACCATGAACA GCACGGCGATTCGGCTTGCAAAGGCAGGTTATGCAGTTTATGGTTTAGATTATGAAGGGCATGGAAAATCAGCTGGTTTACAAGGCTACGTGGAAAACATGGATTACGTTATCAATGACTGCTCTAGTCATTTTACAAGTATATGtg agaAGCAAGAGAACAAGGAGAAGATGAGATATTTGTTAGGAGAGTCCATGGGAGGAGCAGTCGCTTTGCTCTTACACAGAAAGAAGCCAGATTTTTGGGATGGTGCGGTATTGGTGGCACCCATGTGTAAG ATTGCAGATGACGTGAAGCCACCTCAATTCGTAATCACTATTCTAAGAAAGCTTTGCAGTATCATTCCAACTTGGAAAATAATCCCAACCAAAGATATCGTGGATATTGCCTTTAAAGTACCTGAAGTAAGACAACAG ATCAGAGAAAACCCTTACTGCTACAAAGGGAAACCTCGCTTGAAGACCGGGCATGAACTTCTAAGGACTAGCTTGGATCTTGAGCAGAGGCTTCAGGAAGTGTCATTGCCGTTTATAGTTCTGCATGGTGAAGCAGATAGAGTGACAGATAAATCTGTCAGCGAGCAACTCCTCAGGGTGGCTTCAAGTTCAGACAAGACCATTAAGTTGTATCCTGAGATGTGGCACGGTCTACTTTATGGAGAACCAGTAGAAAACAGTGACATTGTTTTTGAAGACATTATCGATTGGTTAGATAACAGGACTGATCGTGGAAATACAAGACTGGAGAGGGAGCAAAAACACAAGCATGATGATTTTTCCAAGTCTAAATAA